One stretch of Oncorhynchus clarkii lewisi isolate Uvic-CL-2024 chromosome 1, UVic_Ocla_1.0, whole genome shotgun sequence DNA includes these proteins:
- the LOC139409393 gene encoding polymeric immunoglobulin receptor-like: MALHLSLLLLLLIFDRLSTARHVSVQTGGSITFPCHYDLNHINHVKYWCQGLGWDVCSYVVRTDHPKSSGKTSISDDINKRIFTVTMTDLASWDSNTYRCVMEINGGTDIMIQWFYLSVTPGTPELYVEQQEVTGVEGGSVTVCCYYSNSGDMKWCSMGGDCVSGFSGTLNGTSVTLTRTSDANNRKVLTVTMNGLKMENTDWYWCRVGELEMPVHITVSQQTATQRTSKMTSTTQYPTPQQPSASPTAEPVQTDNTSQGAEGNMEEIHQRSIDVKVLLISLGMLVVVTAGILVTWKMWRRHKDNKAKDQTTNNSVDPFPEADDVTYSTVIPQHKTQLKGQTKSAEPDDNVVYSSLALQVTTQQREAAQQ, translated from the exons AtggctcttcatctctccctcctcctcctactcctcatCTTCGACAGACTCTCAACAG CGAGGCATGTGTCTGTGCAGACTGGAGGCTCCATCACCTTCCCATGTCACTATGATCTGAATCACATCAACCATGTGAAATACTGGTGTCAAGGATTAGGTTGGGATGTATGTTCGTATGTAGTACGTACTGACCATCCTAAGAGCAGTGGTAAGACCTCAATCTCTGATGACATCAACAAGAGAATCTTCACTGTGACCATGACTGACCTGGCGTCATGGGACTCTAATACTTACAGGTGTGTTATGGAGATCAATGGAGGAACAGATATCATGATACAATGGTTCTACCTATCTGTCACTCCAG GTACTCCAGAACTCTATGTGGAACAACAGGAAGTGACTGGAGTAGAAGGAGGGAGTGTCACTGTctgttgttactatagtaactCTGGAGACATGAAGTGGTGTAGTATGGGTGGTGATTGTGTGAGTGGGTTTTCTGGGACTTTAAATGGAACATCAGTGACATTAACGCGGACTAGTGATGCCAACAACAGAAAAGTCTTAACAGTGACTATGAATGGACTGAAGATGGAGAACACTGACTGGTATTGGTGTAGAGTTGGAGAACTAGAGATGCCTGTTCACATCACTGTCAGTCAACAAACTGCAACACAGAGAACCTCTAAGATGACCTCAA CAACCCAATATCCAACCCCTCAACAACCCTCTGCCTCTCCAACTGCTGAGCCTGTTCAGACTGACAACACAAGTCAAGGAGCTGAGGGGAACATGGAGGAAATCCACCAGAG GTCCATAGATGTGAAAGTCCTACTCATCTCTCTGGGCatgttggtggtggtgacagctggtATCCTAGTAACATGGAAGATGTGGAGAAGGCATA AGGACAATAAGGCCAAGGACCAGACAACTAACAACTCAGTG GATCCATTTCCTGAAGCTGATGATGTCACATACAGCACTGTCATCCCCCAGCACAAGACCCAACTAAAAGGACAGACCAAG TCAGCAGAACCAGATgataatgtggtctacagctcACTAGCTCTACAGGTGACCACACAG CAGAGGGAAGCAGCACAGCAGTGA